ATTAATAAACAGGCCTTCAAGGCTGTCAACTTTTACGGGTTTCTTTAAGTACTTGATCGCCGATGTTACCGCCTTATTTATTTTAACGGGATCGCCGCCGCCCTCAAGGAGCAATAATTTCGCAAACCAGAAGGGAAATTCGTAACCATTTGATTCGGCGTGCTTAATTACCTGTTCAACTTCCTCATCCTTACAGACAACAGACAAATTTTCGGGCTCGTGACCGGGGGGATCGCCTGTACCTTGATCGCACTTAGTTTCTTGTTGTATGTATGTATGATTATTATTAGTTAGATCATTATTTAGTAGTGTCGGGTTTCCCGGATACGGGTTTCCCGTATCCGGATTTTCCGGAAATGGGTTTTCTTTGCCTGTATTTGCCGGGCGTTCATAAATTATATATTCATACCCGAGAATCTTCCCCTTGTCATCTCGAATCTTTTTACGTTCGAGGTAACCCTGTACTTCTAATTCCTTAAGTCCCGCGTAAACTGCATCACGACCGTCTGTTGACTGGTTGATAAGATCTTTAACGTAGATTTTCCAATCATCCGGTTTGCTCAGGAGGTAGGATAATAAACCCTTTGCTTTCCAGCTCAGCTTTACGTTGCTCAAAAATGCCTTATCAATAACTGCATAGGGATTTTTTCTTTTCCTCGTTCTGATGATCTGGCAGTCCTTCCCTTTTTCACATGAACTCATAGCAGACTCCCCTTTCTAAAGAATAGCCACTCTCGCTGAATCCAACCCTTCTTCTCGAAATATTCCAGGTAAACAGCAATACTATATGGAAAAACTGATCTGCCTTATTCTCTTTCTCGACGCAACCGCCAACCGGTTCAGCCAGAGGGATTCAATCCGGCGCGGCTTGCTTAACCCTTTTCGCTCACCGGTACTCCCCACCCCGGATATATGGCACGGGACCTCCCGGTCGTGCCTCTCCCAACCCGCGTACCACTCATCGTACTCCGGGCACCGGTAGCCGGAGAGAGCCGCCATCCCGGAAAACCCATCCAGCAGCCCGGCCAGCTCCTCGTGTCTCTCCCGCGGGAGCTCCAGGTCGTATATACCGGGGTCAACGCGGGAGCCCGGGAAATATGGAGGGTCCAGGTATACCAGGATGTCTTTCCCGTCGTACCGTTTCAGGATTTCAGCAAAGTCCAGGCATTCCACCTGCACCCGCCGGAACATCTCACCGAAACTATCCAGCCTCTCCTGGGAGTTAAGCCATCTTGATACGGCCTTCCCGCCGGTGTCACATCCCCACCTCCCGGGAGTCGCCCTGCCGCCCGCAAACTTCTGCTGGGTCAGGGTGAAAAACCGCCACGCTCTTTTTACCGGGTCCCCCGCAACAGGCATCTCGATGCAATCCCGGAATTCCTTCCGTGAGTACGGCGTCCACCGGAGCATCTCCCGCAGCTCATCCCTCATTTTGCTATCCCTGAGCACCCGGAAGAAGTTGACCAGTTCCTCGTCTTTGTCGTTGTAGACATAATGCGCCTTAACCCCGTCCGCGTCGTTCCGGCGCATAATCTCCAGCAGCATACTCGCCGCCCCTCCGAACACGTCTATGAAGACACGGTAGCTTCCGGGGGGCGGGAGCAGATCTGCTATCCAGGATGCAAGACATGCCTTACCTCCCGGGTAATGCAATACGGCTATTGCCAGCGCTGTCACCTCCTAACCCCGGGAGCCCGGGCCCCGGCTCCCTTAACCCCGGCCCCGGGCCCGGCGAACCGTTTTCTCCGGCTATTTCGGCAGTCGCATTAACCTCTTCCGTAACAACCTCTATCCAGTAGCAATCCTCGCACACCTCAATCCCGCTGCATTCGCTCACAACAACCTTTTCAATGTTTCTGAAGCAGTACCCGCACAGCATACCGCCTACCCCCTCAGTCTACGTCTTCCCCTTCCCACCTGCCCCCTTCGGCCAGGTCCCTCAGAGCCGCAAGATCGCCCCTGTTCAGCCGGAACTCCCTGTTCCTGCCGGCCCCCTTTTTATCTGCCGCCAGCGTCTTGATAATCAGCCAGATCCCCGAGCCCCTGACTCCCCCGGCCCAGTCCAGGGCCAGGCCGTGCCTGGCCTCCAGGAACCCGGCCGCCGCCCGGCCCAGGGCCACCGGGTCCAGGTCCCGGGCCGGGCGAAGGACCAGGACTACCGCTTTCGTCCTTTTGGGGTGTTCGAAGTAGGTCCCCGGCTGCCAGAACTGCCTTCCCTTAAGGTTGCAGCGCTTGGAATCGAACAGGGGCGCAATTCGGTTTGTCAGTCTCGAGATCCGCTGGGGATTTTTCAGCAGATAAGCGCGTACATACATCTTTATTTCTCGCCTCCCTCTTCCAGCGGTTCGGAAATAGAATCCCTCCTGGCCATGAGCCTGGACGCCTTGGCCAGGTACTTACGCTGAACGTCCTCCGGTCTCTCTTTCCTGGCGACGGAAGCAACGTCGCACATGGCGTAGAAAGCCGCCCTTGAAAAGAGAGCGGCGTCCCGTGAGTTATCCGCTATTTTTTCAAGCAGCAGAGCCAGTTCGACATGTTCCCTGCAGGCCCTCGCAACAACTGCTGAAAAGGAAGTATGTTCTTCTTTGGCTTCCTTTCGCATTGTTCGTGCCACGCTGATCGGGAGATTTACTGTAGTTTTTTCGGTCGTCTTTTTGCGCATGAGACACCTCCGTTAGTGATTTAAGAGATAGGTGAAACACTTTGGTTACACCGTCTCAGTGTTTAACCCCCTGAGCTAGGTACTGTAACTCCTCCGCCTTTTGCTTCGCTCATGCCTTCCCTCTTGGTTACACCCGGGTATTGCCGGCTCCTTGAGGTGTGTCCGAACGGACGCACCCGGCCGGTTTCCCGGCTGCAGGCAATCTTGCCGGGAAACCGGCAATTTACCTGGTCCCGGCGGCGGCCAGGTCAAGGTGTAACCAAATGGATACACCTTCCCGCTCTTTGGTGTATCCATTTGGTTACACTTTAGAGGCCCTGCGGGGCCTTGGGCCCGGCGGTGCCCGGGCGAAACCCGGTTACCCGGCGGAGGAACGTCCGGAGCAGGTAAGTACTGGGAAGGGTTTGGTCAAGGCACTCTATGGAATATAAGGGGAATACCTCTAACCCTTGCTGCCATGCGCCGTCCGGCGGCGGATTAGCGCGGTTTATTAAAATGTTTAGGCCAGGGGGTAGCCGGGACCCGGAGCGGGAGCGGAGGGGGATAGCCTGGATCACATCCCACCAAAAAACAAGAACCCGTGAAAAGAAAAACGGCCCGGCGCCCCGTTTATCCCGGACCCAGGCCGTTTGACTATCTATTGCCGGTTGCTCAGCCGGCAACCGATTCTTTTAATTGCTTACCGGGCTTAAAACTGACTGTGGTCGTTGCAGGGATAATAATCTCTTCGCCGGTCTGGGGATTCCTGCCCTTGCGTTCTTTTCTTTCTCTCGGTTCGAATGATCCAAAGCCGATCACTTGAACCTTTTCCCCGCTGGCGACGGTTCCGGCAATCACATCGAATACCGCATCCACGGCTTTTCCGGCCGCCTTCTTGGTTATTTCGGCTCTTTTAGCCACTTCTGTTACGAGATCCATTTTGTTCATAAAAATTCACGGCGCGGAAACCCACGACCTTGTGCCGTGGGAGGAAGCGCCGCTAGGTCACCTCCCATATTAAATATCAAAGTGTCAGCATCTTGAAATTTCTTGATCTTGTTTACGCTTGCTCCGTTGTAC
This DNA window, taken from Bacillota bacterium, encodes the following:
- a CDS encoding HU family DNA-binding protein, which codes for MNKMDLVTEVAKRAEITKKAAGKAVDAVFDVIAGTVASGEKVQVIGFGSFEPRERKERKGRNPQTGEEIIIPATTTVSFKPGKQLKESVAG
- a CDS encoding DNA adenine methylase, with translation MTALAIAVLHYPGGKACLASWIADLLPPPGSYRVFIDVFGGAASMLLEIMRRNDADGVKAHYVYNDKDEELVNFFRVLRDSKMRDELREMLRWTPYSRKEFRDCIEMPVAGDPVKRAWRFFTLTQQKFAGGRATPGRWGCDTGGKAVSRWLNSQERLDSFGEMFRRVQVECLDFAEILKRYDGKDILVYLDPPYFPGSRVDPGIYDLELPRERHEELAGLLDGFSGMAALSGYRCPEYDEWYAGWERHDREVPCHISGVGSTGERKGLSKPRRIESLWLNRLAVASRKRIRQISFSI